A region of the Chlamydia buteonis genome:
TCTAAATAACGTTCTCCTAAAGGTTCTGCAAAATAGCGAGAAGCTACATGAATGTCGGAGCGTACACCTCGAAGTTGTGTCGATTTCCCAGAAGGCGAATAGTATTTCCCCACAGTAACTTTAAAAAATCCCTCTGTACCAGCCTCTGCTGTAATCGTTTGATGTTGAATTGTGCCTTTCCCATAAGTTTGCTCATCACCAACAATGATAGCTACACCATAATCTTGTAATGTTTGCGCAACAATTTCAGCTGCAGATGCAGAACTTTTCGAAACAAGGATGGTTAATGGTCCATCATAGAATTTTTTTGGAGAAATCGTACGGTAACGTTTGATACTCCCATCTGCATAACGTGATACAACAACCACACCATTAGTCATAAATAACCCAGAGACTTTAATAGCTTGTGAGAGAAAACCACCCGTGTTTTCTCGGATATCTAAAACTAAACCTAGGAGGTTCTTTTCCTGTAAGCCTTGAATTGCGCGTTTTAGATCTTGTTCACTTGAAATCTGATTTTCCCCTTCGTAGAAAGAATGCAGAGTAATCTTCCCAATGATTCCATCACCATAAGCTTCATAAGAAACATCAACGCGACGATCATCCAAACTGATTTTTTCGCGTTTTAACTTTACTGTGCGATTTCCGCTTTTACTATGGATGTCTAAGATCACTTCAGAGCCCTGAGAGCCTCTAAGACAATCTAACACAGCTCTAAAGGGAAGATTGTCTATGCTTCTACCATCAACACGATAAATCACATCATCAACATGTAATTCTCCTGTTTTTTCCGCAGGTCCTCCAGGAATAATCTCTTTTACAATGACCCCATCAATATCTTCTTTTAAGATGACGCCAATCCCACACATACCCTTTTCTAATTGAATACGCATGGCTAGAGCTTCTTCCTTACTAAAATAGGTTGTATGCGCATCTAAACTATGGGCCATAGCTTTCACTACACGAACATGGAAGTGATGGGATTCCTCTTGAGGTAACATAGGTTGCCCATAATCATTAATGCCTAAATAAGGATTCTCATATGCTTCAAGTTGACGTACACAGAGTTGGGTTAAAGAAGCTTCCTTCCTCAGGTACCTATCTTTAGAACTATCCGATAAATACATAGAAATATAAGAGAGTAGTAATGAACGTTGCCTCTCTTTTGCCTCTTCGATAGAGTGTGCCCATTGGTTAGGTTTCTTTATAAGAGAATGGGAAGAAGCTTCCTTGACCAAAGCTTCAGGATTGGATAACCATTCGGCTCGCCATTGACGTGCTCGAACAATACTTTCTTTAATTACACGATTCAAATTCTGATAAACAGAAAAATTGTTCGTTTTATAATTTTTTAACAGGCGTTTTTTGATATCTGCAGAATGGATAAAATTATTTATCTCTTGTTCTGTAAGATAAGCTTTATGAGGATCAAAAGATTGAGAGTAACCTAGTAAGGAACGTACCAAAATATCTGAAGAGATATCTTGAATATCTATATGATACTCAATCAGCTTATCAACAGTTTTTCGTATATCTTCTTCATGAAGCAATTCAGATGCAAAAGAGAAACTAGGAAAGCATGTTAGAACAAGAACGCAAAGACGTAGTATTTTTATCATTACAAATATCTTTGTTGATCGTGGATATTTGTAACATCGACATAAAATGCTCAGGCTTGAGCGAAGATTTTTGCTCCGAAGAAAAACTTATTCAGAATAAACAGGTTGGTAAGAAAAATATTCTTTCTTAAGATGCCAAGGATCGGGCACATAAAAAATTTTTCATATCACAAAGTACATTGATCAATAATATGCCTATTGCAATGAAAACTAGGAAAGAACCTATGATAAAATAGGCCCCTGAAAAAGGTAGTGTTGCTTGTGGTAGGAAACTTAATCCTGATAAAAGCAAAGCAAGAATAAAGAACACCGTAGCCATTGCAATCATCACAACATTACGTGAAGAAACGTGCATTTGCTGTTGAAAATGCCCGTGTACAAAACTTGCAGGAATTTCCGTAGTCATAGGTTTTCTTGGACTTAAAGAGAAAATATTATAAAAAAAAAAAGGATAAGAAAACACTTAAATAAAAGTTTTTAATCTATTGTTGTGACTTAGATTCTTTTATGTATTATCTTTGTTTTTTCGTATTGATAACTTCTATTTTAATAGGTCGAGCTGCTCCTGTTGCCTGCTATGAAGTTTTCCCCTGGATCGCGCCTAAATCTCTTACTGTGCTCGGCAGCCCATTTATCGATGTTATCCTCGAGGCCCCTAAGGAATTTATTGAAAAATGTGACGTGAAAGTAGGTGAGATACAAAACATAAACAGCTCGGATATAAAAAAGATTTTTTTGATGTATAGAGAAACCTTTCCCGAAAATCCTATCAAGGTAACAAGGAAAGAACCGCTAAGCCTTACAGAAGATCAGCTAGCTAATCTAGGTTTTATCAGTTTACTTGACAAGCCGCCTTATCTTAATTACTCAAAACAGACAGAATACGGGCCAGCACTTAATGAATGGGATCATCTCCGACTTATT
Encoded here:
- a CDS encoding S41 family peptidase, yielding MIKILRLCVLVLTCFPSFSFASELLHEEDIRKTVDKLIEYHIDIQDISSDILVRSLLGYSQSFDPHKAYLTEQEINNFIHSADIKKRLLKNYKTNNFSVYQNLNRVIKESIVRARQWRAEWLSNPEALVKEASSHSLIKKPNQWAHSIEEAKERQRSLLLSYISMYLSDSSKDRYLRKEASLTQLCVRQLEAYENPYLGINDYGQPMLPQEESHHFHVRVVKAMAHSLDAHTTYFSKEEALAMRIQLEKGMCGIGVILKEDIDGVIVKEIIPGGPAEKTGELHVDDVIYRVDGRSIDNLPFRAVLDCLRGSQGSEVILDIHSKSGNRTVKLKREKISLDDRRVDVSYEAYGDGIIGKITLHSFYEGENQISSEQDLKRAIQGLQEKNLLGLVLDIRENTGGFLSQAIKVSGLFMTNGVVVVSRYADGSIKRYRTISPKKFYDGPLTILVSKSSASAAEIVAQTLQDYGVAIIVGDEQTYGKGTIQHQTITAEAGTEGFFKVTVGKYYSPSGKSTQLRGVRSDIHVASRYFAEPLGERYLEHPLSSDSCDNVMNDNLGDLDSHMRPWFQKYYIPNLQKKETVWREMLPQLTENSRQRLSENKNYQIFLEELKDPSEAIRPFGSNDLQMEESVNILKDMILLRDRKATVSLGG